From a single Macrobrachium rosenbergii isolate ZJJX-2024 chromosome 9, ASM4041242v1, whole genome shotgun sequence genomic region:
- the LOC136841937 gene encoding putative uncharacterized protein DDB_G0290521 codes for MEDLKREIQSMNFPKFIPECFLGPVREDPGEEDPVSPSPSAAASEDDPVPSSPPAAEWETDSSAAERHQGPEMNRKVGEPHEESHCHFQGTHPNPRFPWCTKVYSPWCTNLSPYDASSARDMATTAAAAQQRRATPQQYPPSRPWKQRRTPRRNVDYTPKPRETVPPPSLPSDTNTPPPSKPESLPSFTSATHPSPSSSDVPASASRESATTCSDSCITVTIEGIIILFEKLTGNLSTEEHCWNA; via the exons ATGGAAGACTTAAAAAGGGAGATCCAGAGTATGAATTTTCCTAAGTTTATCCCAGAGTGCTTTTTGGGACCAGTCAGGGAAGACCCAGGAGAGGAAGATCCTGTGTCACCTAGCCCTTCTGCTGCCGCGTCAGAAGATGATCCTGTGCCATCTAGCCCTCCTGCCGCCGAGTGGGA AACCGATTCTTCAGCTGCAGAACGTCATCAGGGCCCAGAGATGAATCGGAAAGTCGGGGAACCCCACGAAGAAAGTCATTGCCACTTTCAAGGGACACATCCCAACCCACGTTTCCCTTGGTGTACTAAGGTGTACTCACCTTGGTGCACTAACCTGAGCCCCTATGATGCTTCAAGTGCAAGAGATATGGCCACCACAGCAGCTGCTGCACAACAAAGGAGAG CAACACCACAGCAATATCCACCATCCAGACCATGGAAGCAGCGTCGGACTCCGAGAAGAAATGTCGACTACACTCCAAAGCCACGGGAAACTGTACCTCCACCTTCCCTTCCTTCTGATACCAATACCCCTCCACCTTCCAAACCTGAATCTCTCCCTTCCTTCACCTCTGCTACAcacccatccccttcctcctccgaTGTTCCAGCCAGTGCCAGCCGAGAGAGTGCCACAACATGCAGCGACAGTTGCATAACTGTCACAATTGAAGGTATTATCATTCTCTTCGAGAAACTGACAGGAAACCTGTCGACAGAGGAACACTGCTGGAATGCATAA